One region of Streptomyces leeuwenhoekii genomic DNA includes:
- a CDS encoding LacI family DNA-binding transcriptional regulator — protein sequence MTVTLADVAARAQVSPATVSRVLNGNYPVAASTRERVLKAVDELDYVLNGPASALAAATSDLVGILVNDIADPFFGIMAGAIQSEIGGPGGRAGGERLAVVCNTGGSPERELTYLTLLQRQRAAAVVLTGGAVENEAHKTAVAAKLRKLGDAGTRVVLCGRPPAPDTEAIALTFDNRGGGRELTEHLIGLGHRRLGYIAGPEERTTTRHRLEGHRAALAAHGIEDDPRRTVHGRYDRRSGYEATLELLRRDPTLTAVVAANDSVALGACAALRESGLRIPQDVSVAGFDDLPFSIDAVPALTTVRLPLAEAGARAGRIAMGREEPPPGGIATVRGELMVRGSTGVPRGEGEAGRGSDSAG from the coding sequence ATGACGGTGACCCTGGCGGACGTGGCGGCCCGCGCGCAGGTCTCCCCCGCGACGGTGTCGCGCGTACTGAACGGGAACTACCCCGTGGCCGCATCCACCCGTGAGCGGGTGCTGAAGGCGGTCGACGAGCTGGACTACGTGCTCAACGGGCCGGCGAGCGCCCTGGCCGCCGCCACGTCCGACCTGGTGGGGATCCTGGTGAACGACATCGCCGACCCCTTCTTCGGCATCATGGCCGGCGCCATCCAGTCCGAGATCGGCGGGCCCGGGGGGCGGGCGGGCGGCGAGCGGCTCGCCGTGGTCTGCAACACCGGCGGCTCCCCGGAGCGCGAGCTGACCTACCTCACCCTGCTCCAGCGGCAGCGGGCCGCGGCCGTGGTGCTGACCGGCGGCGCGGTGGAGAACGAGGCCCACAAGACCGCCGTGGCGGCCAAGCTGCGCAAGCTCGGCGACGCCGGGACCCGGGTGGTGCTGTGCGGGCGCCCGCCGGCGCCGGACACCGAGGCGATCGCGCTGACCTTCGACAACCGCGGCGGGGGCCGGGAGCTGACGGAGCACCTGATCGGGCTGGGCCACCGGCGGCTCGGCTACATCGCGGGCCCCGAGGAGCGCACCACGACCCGGCACCGCCTGGAGGGCCACCGGGCCGCACTGGCCGCGCACGGCATCGAGGACGACCCGCGCCGCACGGTGCACGGCCGCTACGACCGCCGGTCCGGCTACGAGGCGACGCTGGAACTCCTGCGCCGGGACCCCACCCTGACGGCGGTCGTCGCGGCCAACGACTCGGTCGCGCTGGGCGCCTGCGCGGCGCTGCGGGAGTCGGGGCTGCGGATCCCGCAGGACGTGTCGGTGGCCGGCTTCGACGACCTGCCGTTCAGCATCGACGCGGTGCCCGCGCTGACGACGGTACGGCTGCCGCTCGCGGAGGCGGGCGCGCGGGCCGGCCGCATCGCCATGGGGCGTGAGGAACCGCCGCCCGGGGGGATCGCGACGGTGCGGGGGGAGTTGATGGTGCGGGGGTCGACGGGAGTGCCGCGGGGTGAGGGGGAGGCCGGGCGGGGGTCGGATTCCGCGGGGTGA
- the rbsD gene encoding D-ribose pyranase has protein sequence MKKGGILNRHLSGALAELGHGDGVLVCDAGMPVPDGPRVVDLAFRAGVPSFAEVLDGLLAELVVEGATAAAEVREANPGAAALLGGLFPALRLVPHERLKELSREARLVVRTGEARPYANVLLRCGVFF, from the coding sequence GTGAAGAAGGGCGGGATCCTCAACCGCCACCTGTCCGGCGCGCTGGCCGAACTGGGCCACGGGGACGGGGTGCTGGTGTGCGACGCGGGCATGCCCGTCCCGGACGGCCCGCGCGTGGTGGACCTGGCGTTCCGGGCCGGCGTCCCGTCCTTCGCCGAGGTGCTGGACGGGCTGCTGGCCGAGCTGGTGGTGGAGGGCGCGACGGCGGCCGCGGAGGTACGGGAGGCCAACCCCGGTGCGGCGGCGCTGCTCGGCGGGCTCTTCCCCGCCCTCCGGCTGGTCCCGCACGAGCGGCTGAAGGAGCTGTCCCGCGAGGCCCGCCTCGTGGTGCGGACCGGCGAGGCCCGGCCGTACGCGAACGTCCTGCTGCGGTGCGGGGTCTTCTTCTGA
- a CDS encoding dihydrofolate reductase family protein, whose product MRIVISEFISLDGVVQAPGGPQEDTDGGFAHGGWSHAFFDPEVVGGAFDAAVAEADALLFGRRTWQAMAGTWPERAGDPFADRMNALPKYVVSRTLGETDLTWNNTTLVPGDDEPVARLRELRASEGRGLLVMGSPTLARTLLSEGLVDELRLIVMPVILGGGKTIFPDDGALRAFEPVSTARAATGAQVCVYRAAAPGS is encoded by the coding sequence ATGCGCATCGTGATCAGTGAGTTCATCAGCCTGGACGGGGTCGTGCAGGCCCCCGGCGGCCCCCAGGAGGACACCGACGGGGGGTTCGCGCACGGCGGCTGGTCGCACGCGTTCTTCGACCCGGAGGTGGTCGGCGGGGCCTTCGACGCGGCGGTGGCGGAGGCCGACGCACTGCTGTTCGGACGGCGGACCTGGCAGGCGATGGCGGGGACCTGGCCCGAGCGCGCCGGAGACCCCTTCGCCGACCGGATGAACGCCCTCCCGAAGTACGTCGTCTCTCGCACGCTCGGCGAAACCGACCTGACGTGGAACAACACCACGCTCGTCCCCGGCGACGACGAACCGGTCGCCCGCCTGCGCGAGCTGCGCGCGTCCGAGGGCCGCGGACTGCTGGTCATGGGCAGCCCGACCCTGGCCCGCACGCTGCTGAGCGAGGGCCTGGTCGACGAACTGCGGCTCATCGTGATGCCGGTGATCCTCGGCGGCGGGAAGACCATCTTCCCCGACGACGGTGCGCTGCGGGCGTTCGAGCCGGTCTCCACGGCGCGGGCGGCCACGGGCGCGCAGGTGTGCGTCTACCGGGCCGCCGCCCCCGGGTCCTGA
- a CDS encoding EamA family transporter has translation MRPSHLALAVLVAAVWGVNFTVIEVGLDHFPPLLFSALRFLVAALPAVFFVGRPKVAWKWIVAVGLALGVAKFGLVFVGMDAGMPAGLSSLVLQIQAVFTAVIAWAALGERPTGLRVTGMLIALAGIGVAAVDEGASGPLGAFALVVAAAACWGVSNVLTRKAAPPDALNFMVWVSTVPVLPLLGLSLLTEGPSRDLAALRALDWAGAGTVVFVAWVATVFGFGAWGWLLRRHPASTVAPFSLLVPVFGVSSAAVFLGESVSPLRWCAAALLVGGVALTSVPARRPGRGRADREAEGAVEGARTAVPAVRPAPATAEEYGR, from the coding sequence ATGCGACCGTCACACCTCGCCCTCGCCGTCCTCGTCGCCGCCGTCTGGGGCGTCAACTTCACCGTCATCGAGGTCGGCCTGGACCACTTCCCGCCGCTGCTCTTCTCCGCGCTGCGCTTCCTCGTGGCGGCACTTCCCGCCGTCTTCTTCGTCGGGCGCCCGAAAGTGGCCTGGAAGTGGATCGTGGCGGTCGGACTGGCGCTCGGCGTGGCCAAGTTCGGACTGGTCTTCGTCGGGATGGACGCGGGCATGCCCGCCGGGCTGTCCTCCCTGGTGCTGCAGATCCAGGCGGTGTTCACCGCGGTCATCGCCTGGGCCGCGCTGGGCGAGCGCCCGACCGGCCTGCGCGTGACCGGCATGCTGATCGCCCTGGCCGGGATCGGCGTCGCGGCCGTCGACGAGGGCGCCTCCGGCCCGCTCGGCGCCTTCGCGCTGGTGGTCGCGGCGGCGGCCTGCTGGGGCGTGTCCAACGTGCTGACCCGCAAGGCCGCCCCGCCCGACGCCCTGAACTTCATGGTCTGGGTGAGCACCGTCCCCGTCCTGCCCCTGCTCGGCCTGTCCCTGCTGACCGAGGGCCCCTCCCGCGATCTCGCGGCGTTGCGCGCCCTGGACTGGGCGGGCGCCGGCACGGTCGTCTTCGTCGCCTGGGTGGCGACCGTCTTCGGCTTCGGCGCCTGGGGCTGGCTGCTGCGCCGTCACCCGGCGTCCACGGTCGCGCCCTTCTCGCTGCTGGTCCCCGTCTTCGGCGTGTCGTCGGCCGCCGTGTTCCTCGGCGAGTCGGTGAGCCCGCTGCGGTGGTGCGCGGCGGCGCTGCTGGTGGGCGGCGTGGCACTGACGTCGGTGCCGGCGAGGCGGCCTGGCCGGGGCCGCGCGGACCGCGAGGCGGAGGGCGCCGTGGAGGGCGCCCGAACGGCCGTACCAGCCGTACGGCCGGCTCCCGCGACGGCCGAGGAGTACGGCCGGTGA
- a CDS encoding sugar phosphate isomerase/epimerase family protein, with protein MTDLLSRFSINQMTVKQLSLPELTAACAESGIRNVGLWREPVQSYGVEAAAKLVRDAGLTVTTLCRGGFLTAIDPGERARALEDNRRAVDEAATLGTDTLVLVSGGLPAGSRDLRGARERIADALAELGPYAEEHGVRLAIEPLHPMYASDRCVVSTLAQALDIAEHFPARQVGVTVDTYHIWWDDTAPAQIARAGADGRIHTFQLADWTTPLPEGVLNGRGQIGDGAVDMREWKGYVEAAGYTGPIEVELFNDALWARDGREVLAETAARFVEHAGG; from the coding sequence GTGACCGACCTTCTCTCCCGCTTCTCCATCAACCAGATGACGGTCAAGCAGCTCTCGCTGCCGGAACTGACCGCCGCCTGCGCCGAGTCGGGCATCCGCAATGTGGGCCTGTGGCGCGAGCCGGTCCAGTCCTACGGTGTGGAGGCGGCGGCCAAACTGGTCCGCGACGCGGGCCTGACGGTGACGACGCTGTGCCGGGGCGGTTTCCTCACCGCGATCGACCCCGGCGAGCGGGCACGCGCGCTGGAGGACAACCGGCGGGCCGTCGACGAGGCCGCGACCCTCGGCACCGACACGCTCGTGCTGGTCTCCGGCGGCCTGCCCGCCGGTTCCAGGGACCTGCGCGGCGCCCGGGAGCGCATCGCGGACGCGCTCGCCGAACTCGGCCCCTACGCCGAGGAGCACGGGGTCCGCCTGGCCATCGAGCCGCTGCACCCGATGTACGCCTCCGACCGCTGCGTGGTCTCCACCCTCGCCCAGGCGCTGGACATCGCCGAGCACTTCCCGGCCCGCCAGGTCGGCGTCACGGTGGACACCTACCACATCTGGTGGGACGACACGGCGCCCGCGCAGATCGCCCGGGCCGGCGCGGACGGCCGTATCCACACCTTCCAGCTCGCGGACTGGACGACCCCCCTGCCGGAAGGCGTCCTCAACGGCCGAGGCCAGATCGGGGACGGCGCGGTCGACATGCGCGAGTGGAAGGGGTACGTGGAGGCGGCCGGATACACCGGGCCCATCGAGGTCGAGCTGTTCAACGACGCGCTGTGGGCACGTGACGGGCGGGAGGTGCTGGCGGAGACGGCGGCACGGTTCGTGGAGCACGCGGGCGGCTGA
- a CDS encoding sugar phosphate isomerase/epimerase family protein — MKLAFSTLGVPGLPLPDVLRLATAHGYHGIELRTHPEEPVHPGLTLAERADVAAAFKAAGVEILGLAGYTRVAAPGDDGPVLAEIRTLLDLARDLGAPYVRVFPGGGEDGQSPEEADATAARRLGTAAEHAADRGVRILLETHDSHRTGAAAMRVLGLVGHRHVGALWDVMHTWLGGEQPSETFAALSPHLGYVQVKDIASADDTTPLPLGTGVLPLTECVEVLSRHGWDGWLCWEYEKRWYEAAAPLPGLLDAGRDHLARLLNESA; from the coding sequence ATGAAGCTGGCGTTCTCCACCCTCGGCGTCCCCGGCCTGCCCCTGCCCGATGTGCTGCGGCTCGCGACCGCGCACGGCTATCACGGCATCGAACTGCGCACCCATCCCGAGGAGCCGGTGCACCCCGGCCTGACCCTCGCCGAACGGGCCGACGTGGCCGCCGCGTTCAAGGCGGCGGGCGTCGAGATCCTGGGTCTGGCGGGCTACACCCGCGTCGCGGCACCCGGCGACGACGGCCCCGTGCTCGCGGAGATCCGCACCCTGCTGGACCTGGCCCGCGACCTCGGCGCCCCGTACGTGCGGGTCTTCCCCGGCGGCGGTGAGGACGGCCAGAGCCCCGAGGAGGCCGACGCGACGGCCGCCCGGCGGCTGGGCACCGCCGCCGAACACGCCGCCGACCGCGGCGTGCGCATCCTGCTGGAGACCCACGACTCCCACCGCACCGGTGCCGCCGCGATGCGGGTCCTCGGCCTGGTCGGCCACCGCCACGTCGGGGCGTTGTGGGACGTGATGCACACCTGGCTCGGCGGCGAGCAGCCGTCGGAGACCTTCGCGGCCCTCTCCCCGCACCTGGGGTACGTCCAGGTCAAGGACATCGCATCCGCCGACGACACCACCCCGCTGCCGCTCGGCACCGGTGTCCTGCCGCTGACCGAGTGCGTGGAGGTCCTCTCCCGGCACGGCTGGGACGGCTGGCTGTGCTGGGAGTACGAGAAGCGGTGGTACGAGGCCGCCGCGCCCCTCCCCGGTCTGCTGGACGCGGGGCGGGACCATCTGGCGCGCCTCCTCAACGAGTCGGCCTGA
- a CDS encoding tautomerase family protein gives MPFVRIDALGAGPDRIDALGRAVHDALVETLGIPPGDLFQVLTSHDGTTGTLRVGDYPGIHRDEGIVYVAITLRAGRPPERKRALYRRIAELAHAYAGTEPRNVFVSLTENAPADWSLGNGEAQYLADR, from the coding sequence TTGCCCTTCGTCCGCATCGACGCCCTCGGCGCCGGTCCCGACCGCATCGACGCCCTCGGCCGCGCCGTCCACGACGCCCTGGTGGAGACGCTGGGCATCCCGCCCGGCGACCTGTTCCAGGTCCTGACCTCCCACGACGGCACCACCGGCACCCTCCGCGTCGGCGACTACCCCGGCATACACCGCGACGAGGGGATCGTCTACGTGGCGATCACCCTGCGCGCGGGCCGCCCACCGGAGCGCAAACGGGCGCTGTACCGGCGGATCGCCGAACTCGCCCACGCCTACGCGGGGACCGAGCCGCGCAACGTCTTCGTCAGCCTCACGGAGAACGCCCCGGCCGACTGGTCGCTGGGCAACGGGGAGGCGCAGTACCTGGCGGACCGGTGA
- a CDS encoding Gfo/Idh/MocA family protein — MTRKTVRIAMNGVTGRMGYRQHLVRSILAIREQGGLDLGDGAVLWPEPILVGRREHALRALAERHGLEHVSTDVDAVLADESVDIYFDAQVTSAREDAIKKAIAAGKHIYTEKPTATGFEGALELARLAAAKGVKHGVVQDKLFLPGLLKLKRLIDGGFFGRILSVRGEFGYWVFEGDWQEAQRPSWNYRAEDGGGIVVDMFPHWEYVLHELFGRVKSVQALTATHIPQRWDEDGKPYDATADDAAYGLFELDGGAIAQINSSWAVRVNRDELVEFQVDGTEGSAVAGLRNCRVQHRSATPKPVWNPDIPATYSFRDQWQEVPDNQEFDNGFKAQWELFLKHVYADAPYHWDLLAGARGVQLAELGLKSSAEGRRIDVPEVAL, encoded by the coding sequence GTGACACGCAAGACGGTGCGTATCGCCATGAACGGCGTGACCGGGCGCATGGGCTACCGCCAGCACCTCGTCCGCTCGATCCTGGCCATCCGTGAGCAGGGCGGCCTGGACCTGGGCGACGGTGCCGTGCTGTGGCCGGAGCCGATCCTGGTCGGCCGCCGTGAGCACGCGCTCAGGGCGCTGGCCGAGCGGCACGGCCTGGAGCACGTCTCGACGGACGTGGACGCGGTCCTCGCCGACGAGAGCGTCGACATCTACTTCGACGCGCAGGTCACCTCCGCGCGCGAGGACGCGATCAAGAAGGCGATCGCGGCGGGCAAGCACATCTACACCGAGAAGCCCACGGCCACCGGTTTCGAGGGCGCGCTGGAGCTGGCCCGCCTGGCCGCCGCCAAGGGCGTGAAGCACGGCGTCGTCCAGGACAAGCTGTTCCTGCCCGGCCTGCTCAAGCTCAAGCGGCTGATCGACGGCGGCTTCTTCGGCCGCATCCTGTCCGTGCGCGGCGAGTTCGGCTACTGGGTCTTCGAGGGCGACTGGCAGGAGGCGCAGCGCCCCTCCTGGAACTACCGCGCCGAGGACGGCGGCGGCATCGTCGTCGACATGTTCCCCCACTGGGAGTACGTGCTGCACGAGCTGTTCGGCCGGGTGAAGTCCGTCCAGGCCCTCACCGCCACCCACATCCCGCAGCGCTGGGACGAGGACGGCAAGCCCTACGACGCCACCGCCGACGACGCCGCCTACGGCCTCTTCGAGCTCGACGGCGGGGCGATCGCCCAGATCAACTCCTCCTGGGCGGTGCGCGTCAACCGCGACGAACTGGTGGAGTTCCAGGTCGACGGCACCGAGGGCTCCGCGGTCGCCGGCCTGCGCAACTGCCGTGTCCAGCACCGCAGCGCCACCCCCAAGCCGGTCTGGAACCCGGACATCCCGGCCACGTACTCCTTCCGCGACCAGTGGCAGGAGGTCCCGGACAACCAGGAGTTCGACAACGGCTTCAAGGCCCAGTGGGAGCTGTTCCTCAAGCACGTCTACGCCGACGCCCCCTACCACTGGGACCTGCTGGCCGGCGCCCGCGGCGTCCAGCTCGCCGAGCTGGGCCTGAAGTCCTCCGCCGAGGGCCGCCGCATCGACGTGCCGGAGGTCGCGCTGTGA
- a CDS encoding dihydrodipicolinate synthase family protein, protein MTLRLPDANGALRAYEPRSEPLALNPGSAFTSRTVFSAAHVVADPYADTTPDGPAAVDWDATLAFRRHLWAHGLGVAEAMDTAQRGMGLDWAGAAELIRRSAAEAKAVGGRIACGVGTDQLAAGTLDEVRRAYEEQLAVVEESGAQAILMASRALAATARGPEDYLEVYGHLLRQAAEPVVLHWLGPMFDPALEGYWGSSDLDAATDTFLEVIAAHPDKVDGVKISLLDARREVDLRRRLPQGVRCYTGDDFHYPELIAGDEQGFSHALLGIFDPLGPLAAEAVRVLDTGNTEGFRALLDPTVALSRHLFQAPTRFYKTGVVFLAWLAGHQDHFAMVGGLQSARSLPHFARAYELADTLGLFPDPKLAEERMRTLLSLYGVSQ, encoded by the coding sequence GTGACCCTACGCCTGCCGGACGCGAACGGCGCCCTGCGGGCCTACGAGCCCCGCAGCGAGCCCCTCGCACTGAACCCTGGAAGCGCTTTCACCTCCCGTACGGTCTTCTCGGCGGCCCACGTGGTCGCCGACCCGTACGCCGACACGACCCCCGACGGGCCCGCCGCCGTCGACTGGGACGCCACCCTCGCCTTCCGCCGCCACCTGTGGGCGCACGGTCTCGGGGTCGCCGAGGCGATGGACACCGCCCAGCGCGGCATGGGCCTGGACTGGGCGGGCGCGGCCGAGCTGATCCGCCGCAGCGCCGCCGAGGCGAAGGCGGTGGGCGGCCGGATCGCCTGCGGCGTCGGCACCGACCAGCTCGCCGCCGGCACCCTGGACGAGGTCCGCCGGGCCTACGAGGAGCAGCTCGCCGTCGTGGAGGAGTCGGGTGCCCAGGCCATCCTCATGGCCTCCCGCGCCCTGGCGGCGACGGCGCGGGGCCCCGAGGACTACCTGGAGGTCTACGGCCACCTGCTCCGCCAGGCCGCCGAACCGGTCGTCCTGCACTGGCTCGGCCCCATGTTCGACCCGGCCCTGGAGGGCTACTGGGGCTCGTCCGACCTGGACGCGGCCACCGACACCTTCCTGGAGGTCATCGCCGCCCACCCCGACAAGGTCGACGGCGTCAAGATCTCCCTGCTGGACGCCCGGCGCGAGGTCGACCTGCGCCGCCGCCTCCCGCAGGGCGTGCGCTGCTACACCGGCGACGACTTCCACTACCCCGAGCTGATCGCGGGCGACGAGCAGGGCTTCAGCCACGCCCTGCTCGGCATCTTCGACCCGCTGGGCCCACTGGCGGCCGAGGCGGTCCGCGTCCTGGACACCGGGAACACGGAGGGCTTCCGCGCCCTGCTGGACCCCACCGTCGCACTCTCCCGCCACCTCTTCCAGGCCCCCACCCGCTTCTACAAGACGGGCGTGGTCTTCCTGGCCTGGCTCGCCGGCCACCAGGACCACTTCGCGATGGTCGGCGGCCTGCAGTCGGCCCGCTCGCTGCCGCACTTCGCCCGCGCCTACGAACTGGCCGACACACTCGGCCTGTTCCCGGACCCGAAGCTGGCCGAGGAGCGGATGAGGACCCTGCTGTCCCTGTACGGAGTGAGCCAGTGA
- a CDS encoding ribokinase, which produces MNDYDLLVVGSANADLVIGVERRPGPGETVLGSDLAVHPGGKGANQAVAAARLGARTALLARVGADDHGRLLLESQRAAGVDTVGVLVGEDPTGVALITVDPSGDNSIVVSPGANARLGPEDVRAAGSLLHASRVVSAQLEIPLETVVEVVRNLPPDGRFVLNPSPPRPLPAEVLAACDPLIVNEHEARVILGDACVSGEPADWARILLAKGPRSVVVTLGAQGALVASAEGVSRVPSVRVDAVDTTGAGDAFTAALAWRLGTGWDLVRAAAYAARVGAAAVTRPGAQASYPTAAEVDALDGGRPGDAAEGAR; this is translated from the coding sequence ATGAACGACTACGACCTCCTGGTCGTGGGGTCGGCCAACGCCGACCTGGTGATCGGCGTCGAACGGCGGCCGGGTCCGGGCGAGACGGTGCTCGGCTCGGACCTGGCCGTCCACCCGGGCGGCAAGGGCGCGAACCAGGCGGTCGCCGCCGCCCGGCTCGGTGCCCGTACGGCCCTGCTGGCCCGGGTCGGCGCCGACGACCACGGGCGGCTGCTCCTGGAGTCGCAGCGGGCGGCCGGTGTGGACACGGTGGGCGTCCTGGTGGGCGAGGACCCGACCGGCGTCGCGCTGATCACGGTGGACCCCTCCGGGGACAACAGCATCGTGGTCTCGCCGGGCGCCAACGCACGGCTCGGCCCCGAGGACGTCCGCGCGGCCGGCAGCCTCCTCCACGCCTCCCGGGTGGTCTCGGCGCAACTGGAGATCCCGCTGGAGACGGTCGTGGAGGTGGTGCGGAACCTGCCGCCGGACGGCCGCTTCGTCCTCAACCCGTCGCCGCCGCGCCCCCTGCCGGCCGAGGTGCTGGCGGCCTGCGATCCGCTGATCGTCAACGAGCACGAGGCCCGGGTGATCCTCGGCGACGCCTGTGTGAGCGGGGAGCCGGCGGACTGGGCGCGGATCCTGCTGGCCAAGGGGCCCCGCTCGGTGGTGGTGACCCTCGGCGCCCAGGGCGCGCTGGTGGCCTCGGCCGAGGGCGTTTCGCGGGTCCCGTCCGTGCGGGTGGACGCCGTCGACACGACGGGCGCGGGCGACGCGTTCACCGCGGCGCTGGCATGGCGGCTCGGCACCGGCTGGGATCTGGTCCGCGCGGCGGCGTACGCGGCCCGGGTCGGCGCGGCGGCCGTCACCAGGCCGGGGGCGCAGGCGTCGTACCCGACGGCGGCCGAGGTGGACGCCCTGGACGGCGGGCGTCCGGGGGACGCGGCGGAGGGGGCGCGGTGA
- the nadE gene encoding ammonia-dependent NAD(+) synthetase has protein sequence MSEPASIALQQEIARELEVAETFDAEREIERRVAFLAERLTSTGLRCLVLGISGGVDSTAAGRLCQLAVERARAAGHEARFFAMRLPYGVQADEHDAQLALSFIRADEVLTVDIKPASDAALEAVRAGGVSFRDARHEDFVHGNIKARQRMIAQYAVAGAQDGMVVGTDHAAEAVSGFFTKFGDGAADLVPLSGLTKRRVRAVAEALGAPAELVGKTPTADLESLDPGKADEEALGVGYDDIDDFLEGKPVDEQVFEKIVSRYRLTDHKRRLPIGP, from the coding sequence GTGAGCGAACCGGCGTCCATCGCCCTGCAGCAGGAGATAGCCCGGGAGCTGGAGGTCGCCGAGACCTTCGATGCGGAGCGGGAGATCGAGCGCCGGGTGGCCTTCCTCGCCGAGCGGCTCACCTCCACCGGCCTGCGCTGCCTGGTGCTCGGCATCAGCGGCGGCGTCGACTCCACCGCGGCGGGCCGGCTGTGCCAGCTCGCCGTCGAGCGGGCCCGGGCCGCCGGGCACGAGGCGCGGTTCTTCGCGATGCGGCTGCCCTACGGCGTCCAGGCCGACGAGCACGACGCCCAGCTCGCGCTCTCCTTCATCCGGGCCGACGAGGTGCTGACCGTGGACATCAAGCCCGCGAGCGACGCCGCCCTGGAGGCCGTGCGGGCCGGCGGCGTGAGCTTCCGCGACGCCCGCCACGAGGACTTCGTCCACGGCAACATCAAGGCCCGGCAGCGCATGATCGCCCAGTACGCGGTGGCCGGCGCGCAGGACGGCATGGTCGTCGGCACCGACCACGCGGCCGAGGCGGTCTCCGGCTTCTTTACCAAGTTCGGCGACGGCGCCGCCGATCTGGTGCCGCTGAGCGGCCTGACCAAGCGGCGGGTGCGCGCCGTCGCGGAGGCGCTGGGGGCACCCGCCGAGCTGGTGGGGAAGACGCCGACGGCCGACCTGGAGTCCCTCGACCCGGGCAAGGCCGACGAGGAGGCGCTCGGGGTCGGCTACGACGACATCGACGACTTCCTCGAAGGCAAGCCGGTGGACGAGCAGGTCTTCGAGAAGATCGTCAGCCGCTACCGCCTCACCGACCACAAGCGCCGCCTGCCCATCGGCCCCTGA